One genomic window of Gossypium hirsutum isolate 1008001.06 chromosome D11, Gossypium_hirsutum_v2.1, whole genome shotgun sequence includes the following:
- the LOC107925781 gene encoding uncharacterized protein, which yields MEGGSIFSVAAPPIFNGDNYQMWAVRMETYLEALDLWEPVEEDYEVPPLLANPTVAQIKAQKEKKTRKSKAKACLFAAVSQMIFRRIMSLKSGKEIWDYLKAEYEGDGRIRGMKVLNLIRDFELQKMKESESVKEYPDRLLSIATKVRLLGSELNDSRIVEKLLVTVLKKFEATITTLENTKDL from the coding sequence ATGGAAGGAGGGTCCATTTTTTCAGTTGCTGCACCACCAATCTTCAATGGAGACAATTACCAGATGTGGGCAGTACGCATGGAGACTTACCTAGAGGCTTTGGATCTTTGGGAACCTGTAGAAGAGGATTACGAGGTCCCACCTCTTCTAGCAAATCCTACTGTGGCACAAATTAAAGCACAAAAGGAAAAGAagacaaggaaatcaaaggcaaaAGCTTGCTTATTTGCAGCTGTGTCTCAAATGATTTTCAGACGAATAATGTCTCTGAAATCAGGAAAGGAAATATGGGATTACCTCAAGGCTGAATATGAAGGAGATGGGAGGATTCGTGGAATGAAAGTCCTGAATCTAATCAGGGATTTCGAGTTGCAGAAGATGAAGGAGTCTGAGTCAGTGAAAGAATATCCTGACAGACTTCTCAGCATTGCCACCAAGGTGAGATTGCTTGGTTCTGAGTTGAATGACTCTAGAATAGTAGAAAAGCTGTTGGTCACTGTTCTAAAGAAGTTTGAAGCCACCATTACTACTCTGGAAAACACCAAGGACCTATAA